From Streptomyces sp. NBC_00370, a single genomic window includes:
- a CDS encoding MAB_1171c family putative transporter, whose product MTDLISVLAAAVFLVFGVDRLVRSRAAEADPAQRYLAGLAGCMGTAMLFNAPAVVGTLSGEAGLDTPVLLITHELKTAGLGFLVLVGLAVKSPPPGPRSVRRQIALNGAVLIASAALFGVADIAMVDDELTVPDGHRWALAGYNVLFAFYGCWCLLVLTRELARHARRMSPGPLRAGLRLMVLSAVFGAVWTLWALADVPADLREGRQGVGEDAVSASLSVITAVLATAGASASLLEGPLGTPVRRLRAFRRFRALEPLWSALHAQLPQIALDESAAARRPGLRGAEFALYRRVIEIRDGYLALRPYFDAGVPGWTSQTADLARDRRAVLEAAMIAAALENLRAGQRQDGVRRERDAVHVPSVVVGTVESESEWLVGVCAAFTSSPVVAGVRSRVRSARAG is encoded by the coding sequence ATGACTGATCTCATCTCCGTCCTCGCCGCCGCGGTCTTTCTGGTCTTCGGGGTCGACCGGCTCGTCAGGAGCCGTGCGGCGGAGGCCGATCCGGCGCAGCGCTATCTGGCGGGCCTGGCCGGGTGCATGGGGACGGCCATGCTCTTCAACGCCCCCGCCGTCGTGGGCACCCTGTCGGGCGAGGCCGGGCTCGACACGCCGGTCCTGCTGATCACCCATGAACTCAAGACGGCCGGGCTCGGGTTCCTCGTCCTGGTCGGTCTCGCGGTGAAGTCGCCGCCGCCGGGGCCGCGTTCGGTGCGCCGCCAGATCGCGCTCAACGGCGCGGTGCTGATCGCCTCGGCCGCGCTGTTCGGCGTCGCCGACATCGCCATGGTGGACGACGAGCTGACCGTCCCCGACGGTCACCGGTGGGCACTGGCCGGGTACAACGTGCTCTTCGCGTTCTACGGATGCTGGTGCCTGCTCGTCCTCACCCGTGAACTGGCCCGCCACGCACGGCGGATGAGCCCGGGACCGCTGCGGGCGGGGCTGCGGCTGATGGTGCTCTCCGCGGTGTTCGGCGCCGTGTGGACGCTCTGGGCGCTGGCCGACGTACCCGCCGATCTGCGGGAGGGCCGCCAAGGGGTGGGGGAGGACGCGGTGTCGGCGTCGCTCTCCGTCATCACAGCCGTCCTTGCCACGGCCGGTGCCTCGGCGTCGCTCCTGGAAGGGCCGCTGGGCACCCCGGTCCGGCGGCTGCGCGCCTTCCGCCGGTTCCGGGCGCTCGAACCGCTGTGGTCGGCGCTGCACGCGCAACTGCCGCAGATCGCCCTCGACGAGTCGGCCGCCGCCCGCCGACCCGGCCTGCGCGGCGCCGAGTTCGCGCTCTACCGCCGGGTGATCGAGATCCGCGACGGCTACCTCGCGCTGCGCCCCTACTTCGACGCGGGCGTGCCCGGCTGGACCTCGCAGACCGCGGACCTGGCCAGGGACCGCAGGGCGGTGCTGGAGGCCGCGATGATCGCGGCGGCCCTGGAGAACCTGCGGGCGGGCCAGCGCCAGGACGGCGTCCGCCGTGAGCGGGACGCCGTCCATGTGCCGTCGGTCGTCGTGGGCACGGTCGAGTCGGAGTCGGAGTGGCTGGTCGGCGTCTGCGCCGCCTTCACCTCGTCCCCGGTGGTGGCCGGGGTCCGCAGCCGGGTCCGCTCGGCCCGCGCGGGCTGA
- a CDS encoding ParH-like protein: MRNDRHSGLWQRCQRTVEGLALPSPFDAETFIGMLASARGRPIELIPVSARPHTPCGLLVTTDSADCILYTTDTTVLHQQHILLHEAAHVICGHHETAPAVSAAARLLLPNLPPSLVQRVLGRSVYSEPQEREAELVASLILTRARKQDRAAPAAPAGRDQQHSRVRRLFGAPEVRAPGCADD; this comes from the coding sequence GTGAGAAATGACCGTCACAGTGGACTGTGGCAACGATGTCAGCGAACCGTCGAAGGGCTGGCCCTGCCGAGCCCGTTCGACGCCGAGACCTTCATCGGGATGCTCGCGAGCGCCCGCGGCCGGCCGATCGAACTGATCCCGGTCTCCGCACGGCCGCACACCCCGTGCGGGCTGCTGGTCACCACCGACAGCGCCGACTGCATCCTCTACACCACGGACACGACCGTCCTGCACCAGCAGCACATCCTGCTGCACGAGGCCGCCCATGTGATCTGCGGCCATCACGAGACCGCCCCCGCGGTGTCCGCCGCAGCGCGGCTCCTGCTGCCCAACCTGCCGCCGTCACTGGTCCAGCGGGTGCTCGGGCGCAGCGTCTACTCCGAACCCCAGGAGCGGGAGGCCGAGTTGGTCGCCTCGCTGATCCTGACCCGGGCCCGCAAGCAGGACCGGGCGGCCCCCGCGGCGCCGGCCGGGCGCGACCAGCAGCACTCGCGGGTGCGGCGGCTGTTCGGCGCGCCGGAGGTCCGCGCTCCGGGATGCGCCGATGACTGA
- a CDS encoding helix-turn-helix domain-containing protein, whose amino-acid sequence MSDLRSDPPSDPASGSGTRPGSGSAATLAGKIDALFRVVRRSNREQYSHEEVARACREATGESFSATYLWQLRTGRRDNPTKRHLEALAQFFEVPVAYFFDGEQGAAVARELELLGALRDAGVRSVALRAVNLSPEGVGTISDMIDVLARRQRDAPGGGS is encoded by the coding sequence ATGAGCGACCTCCGATCCGACCCCCCGTCCGATCCCGCGTCCGGTTCCGGCACCCGTCCCGGTTCCGGTTCGGCGGCGACGCTGGCCGGGAAGATCGACGCGCTGTTCCGCGTCGTCCGCCGGTCCAACCGCGAGCAGTACAGTCACGAAGAGGTCGCGCGCGCCTGCCGCGAAGCGACGGGTGAGAGCTTCTCCGCCACCTACCTCTGGCAGTTGCGCACCGGGCGCAGGGACAATCCCACCAAGCGCCATCTGGAGGCGCTGGCCCAGTTCTTCGAGGTCCCCGTCGCCTACTTCTTCGACGGTGAGCAGGGCGCCGCCGTCGCCAGGGAACTGGAACTGCTCGGCGCGCTGCGCGACGCGGGGGTGCGCAGCGTGGCCCTGCGTGCCGTCAACCTCTCGCCCGAGGGCGTCGGCACGATCAGCGACATGATCGATGTGCTCGCCCGCAGGCAGCGCGACGCCCCCGGCGGCGGCTCCTGA
- a CDS encoding alpha/beta fold hydrolase: protein MIIAEYTLPGIHVRDHRAEVPLDWSDDRSPALSVFARELVDPGRRTEELPCLVYLQGGPGGKAPRPVGRPGDGWLGQALKTHRVILLDQRGTGRSTPLDGAVMESFGSACEAADHLCHFRADSIVKDAEHLRKTIFGATPWTTLGQSYGGFLTLTYLSQAPEGLSACLVTGGLASVTPDATEVYRRTYPRTEAKNRLFQRRYPHDTAVVARVADRVAAGDVTLPDGDVLTVRRLQTLGLDFGMKPGFERMHWLFDEAFADESAQRLSAAFLSEVGNRTAFAGNPLFAVMQESIYASGANGPTAWAAERERANHPGFAEDARPLLFTGEMMYPWMFEEIRALRPFGPAVDLLAAREEWSQLYDLKRLAANEVPVAAAVYFDDMYVDSGLQLETAAAVGGLRTWVTNEYEHDGLAADGRVFGHLAQILRDAGEFPTS from the coding sequence ATGATCATTGCCGAGTACACGCTGCCGGGGATCCATGTGCGCGACCACCGGGCAGAGGTGCCGCTCGACTGGTCCGACGATCGGAGCCCGGCCCTCTCCGTCTTCGCCAGGGAACTCGTCGACCCCGGCCGCAGGACGGAGGAGCTGCCCTGTCTGGTGTATCTGCAGGGCGGCCCCGGCGGCAAGGCGCCCCGGCCGGTCGGCCGCCCCGGCGACGGCTGGCTCGGGCAGGCACTGAAGACACACCGGGTGATCCTGCTCGACCAGCGCGGCACCGGCCGCAGCACACCGCTCGACGGCGCCGTGATGGAGTCCTTCGGCTCGGCGTGCGAGGCCGCCGACCACCTCTGCCACTTCCGGGCCGACTCGATCGTCAAGGACGCCGAGCATCTGCGGAAGACCATCTTCGGCGCCACGCCCTGGACCACACTCGGTCAGAGCTACGGCGGATTCCTCACCCTCACCTACCTCTCGCAGGCGCCCGAGGGGCTGAGCGCGTGCCTGGTCACCGGCGGTCTGGCGTCCGTCACACCCGACGCCACCGAGGTGTACCGCCGCACCTATCCCCGTACGGAGGCCAAGAACCGGCTCTTCCAGCGCCGCTACCCGCACGACACCGCCGTGGTGGCCCGGGTCGCCGACCGTGTGGCGGCGGGGGACGTGACACTGCCCGACGGTGACGTGCTGACCGTACGGCGCCTGCAGACGCTCGGGCTCGACTTCGGCATGAAGCCCGGCTTCGAGCGGATGCACTGGCTGTTCGACGAGGCGTTCGCCGACGAATCGGCGCAGCGGCTCTCGGCGGCGTTCCTGAGCGAGGTGGGGAACCGCACCGCGTTCGCCGGCAATCCGCTCTTCGCCGTCATGCAGGAGTCGATCTACGCGAGCGGCGCGAACGGCCCGACGGCGTGGGCCGCCGAACGGGAGCGGGCGAACCACCCGGGCTTCGCCGAGGACGCCAGGCCGCTGCTGTTCACCGGCGAGATGATGTACCCCTGGATGTTCGAGGAGATCCGCGCGCTGCGCCCCTTCGGCCCCGCCGTGGACCTGCTGGCGGCCCGTGAGGAGTGGTCGCAGCTGTACGACCTGAAGCGGCTCGCCGCCAACGAGGTCCCCGTCGCGGCGGCGGTCTACTTCGACGACATGTACGTCGACTCCGGACTCCAGCTGGAGACGGCGGCGGCGGTGGGCGGCCTGCGGACGTGGGTGACCAACGAGTACGAGCACGACGGCCTCGCCGCCGACGGCCGGGTCTTCGGACACCTGGCCCAAATCCTGCGGGACGCGGGGGAGTTCCCGACGTCGTAG
- a CDS encoding helix-turn-helix domain-containing protein gives MIETVFRTDDVAAADRFDYWRDCMAKLMCPTDMTSAYDSEFKAESRLIQLGAVSVWPGQMQPLRWRRTPRLIRQSDPELYHLSLPFQGAVAIAQDDRTAVHRADQMYFIDTSLPFDCDVPDGPLRGVGLEIPKALVPLPEGDVARLLTRRLSARDGVGSLLAGLLGRLVDDAASFTDADGPRLETVLVDLFTATLAHHLDAQDAVPAESHRRALTLRVQAFIRAQLSDPELTPGMVAAAHHISTSHLHGLFRDQDLTVSGWIRHQRLEHARRDLSDPAQYAVPVHRIAARWGFTHHAVFSRAFCAAYGVPPRDYRQQSLGLGA, from the coding sequence ATGATCGAGACGGTGTTCCGTACCGACGACGTGGCCGCCGCGGACAGGTTCGACTACTGGCGCGACTGCATGGCGAAGCTGATGTGCCCGACCGACATGACCAGCGCCTACGACAGCGAGTTCAAGGCCGAGTCACGGCTCATCCAGCTCGGCGCCGTCTCCGTCTGGCCGGGGCAGATGCAGCCGCTGCGCTGGCGGCGGACACCCCGGCTGATCCGGCAGTCCGATCCGGAGCTCTACCATCTGTCCCTGCCGTTCCAGGGCGCCGTCGCCATCGCGCAGGACGACAGGACCGCCGTGCACCGCGCCGACCAGATGTACTTCATCGACACCTCACTGCCGTTCGACTGCGACGTACCGGACGGTCCGCTGCGCGGAGTGGGGCTCGAAATCCCCAAGGCGCTCGTCCCGTTGCCGGAGGGGGACGTCGCCAGGCTGCTGACCAGACGGCTGTCCGCGAGGGATGGCGTCGGATCGCTGCTGGCGGGGCTCCTCGGCCGTCTGGTGGACGACGCCGCCTCGTTCACGGACGCCGACGGGCCGCGCCTGGAGACCGTACTGGTCGACCTGTTCACCGCGACGCTGGCGCACCACCTCGACGCGCAGGACGCCGTGCCGGCGGAGAGCCACCGCAGGGCGCTCACGCTGCGCGTGCAGGCGTTCATCCGGGCGCAGCTGTCCGACCCCGAGCTGACCCCCGGCATGGTCGCGGCCGCGCACCACATATCGACCAGCCATCTGCACGGTCTCTTCCGGGACCAGGACCTCACCGTCTCGGGCTGGATACGCCACCAGCGCCTGGAACACGCCCGCCGCGACCTCTCCGACCCCGCCCAGTACGCGGTGCCCGTCCACCGGATCGCCGCGCGCTGGGGCTTCACCCACCACGCCGTCTTCAGCCGGGCCTTCTGCGCGGCCTACGGCGTACCGCCCCGCGACTACCGCCAGCAGTCGCTCGGCCTCGGCGCCTGA
- a CDS encoding SDR family NAD(P)-dependent oxidoreductase — translation MDMGLTGRTAVVTGAGRGIGLAVTRALVAEGARVVAGSRTVTDELRQLTQDADVDAVAVDLTSASGPAELVERAERLHGGLDVLVNNVGAAHVRTGGFLTVTDDDWEQSLTTTLMTAVRMTRAALPLLLERGAGNIVTVSSVNAFLPDPQVVDYSAAKGALTNFCKSLSKEFGPRGIRVNTVSPGPVATALWLGGSGVAATVARASGQDPAAVAEEAAGAMVTGRFTRPEEVADLVVWLAGDRAANTTGADFVIDGGMITTL, via the coding sequence ATGGACATGGGACTCACGGGCAGAACCGCCGTCGTCACCGGAGCGGGGCGCGGCATCGGGCTCGCCGTGACGCGCGCCCTCGTCGCCGAGGGGGCCCGGGTCGTCGCCGGTTCCCGCACGGTCACCGACGAGTTGCGGCAGCTGACGCAGGACGCGGACGTCGATGCCGTGGCGGTGGATCTGACGTCGGCCTCCGGCCCCGCCGAACTCGTCGAGCGGGCGGAGCGGCTCCACGGCGGTCTGGACGTCCTGGTGAACAACGTCGGCGCCGCGCACGTCCGCACGGGCGGCTTCCTGACGGTCACCGACGACGACTGGGAGCAGTCGCTGACGACCACCCTGATGACCGCCGTACGGATGACGCGGGCCGCCCTTCCGCTCCTGCTGGAGCGGGGCGCGGGGAACATCGTGACGGTCAGCTCCGTCAACGCCTTCCTGCCCGATCCGCAGGTCGTCGACTACAGCGCGGCCAAGGGCGCCCTGACGAACTTCTGCAAGTCGCTGTCGAAGGAGTTCGGGCCGCGCGGCATCCGCGTCAACACCGTGAGCCCCGGTCCGGTGGCCACGGCGCTCTGGCTCGGCGGCAGCGGCGTCGCCGCCACGGTGGCGCGCGCGTCGGGGCAGGATCCCGCCGCGGTCGCCGAAGAGGCGGCGGGCGCCATGGTGACGGGCCGGTTCACCCGCCCCGAGGAGGTCGCGGATCTCGTCGTATGGCTGGCCGGCGACCGGGCCGCCAACACGACGGGAGCCGACTTCGTCATCGACGGCGGCATGATCACCACGCTCTGA
- a CDS encoding STAS domain-containing protein, which translates to MPRPRTPENDDSGVPSRRPTDALSAQYALEDTWVIAARGDLDTDTLGPVEEALAEAAGHPVIILDTSGVTFGDSSFLNLLLRAHQSTQLRIVAPPEQLRRLLCVTGADQILNIYGDVSEAIDG; encoded by the coding sequence GTGCCCAGACCTCGCACGCCGGAGAACGACGATTCCGGCGTCCCCAGCCGACGACCCACGGATGCTCTCAGTGCCCAGTACGCCCTGGAGGACACCTGGGTCATCGCAGCGCGCGGTGACCTCGACACCGACACCCTCGGCCCCGTGGAGGAAGCGCTGGCGGAGGCCGCAGGCCATCCGGTGATCATCCTCGACACCAGCGGTGTCACGTTCGGTGACTCCAGCTTCCTCAATCTGCTGCTGCGCGCCCATCAGTCGACCCAACTACGGATCGTGGCGCCCCCGGAACAGCTGCGCAGACTCCTCTGCGTCACCGGCGCCGATCAGATACTGAACATCTACGGCGACGTGTCCGAGGCCATCGACGGGTGA
- a CDS encoding undecaprenyl-diphosphate phosphatase, with protein sequence MSVISVGQAIILGAVEGVTEFLPVSSTGHLKIAEGLMGIPVDDDSVVGFSAVIQVGAIAAVLVYFFKDIVRIVGAWFRGLAHREERQDHDYKFAWWVIYATIPIVIVGLAAKPLIEGPLASLWVVAASLIVGSGVMWAADQMGRHKRSEADTTFKDAMLVGSSQILALLFPGFSRSGATMSTALVLDLDRVAATRLSFFLGIPALTGAGLYELKDALGAGVGAAPLAAGTVVSFVIAYGSIAWLLKFVAKHSFNAFVIYRIVIGLLLFGLLGAGALD encoded by the coding sequence ATGAGCGTGATCAGCGTCGGCCAGGCCATCATCCTCGGAGCCGTCGAGGGGGTGACGGAGTTCCTGCCGGTCTCGTCCACGGGCCATCTGAAGATCGCCGAAGGGCTGATGGGCATCCCGGTCGACGACGACTCGGTCGTCGGCTTCTCCGCCGTCATCCAGGTGGGTGCGATCGCGGCCGTGCTCGTCTACTTCTTCAAGGACATCGTGCGGATCGTCGGCGCCTGGTTCCGGGGCCTGGCACACCGCGAGGAACGGCAGGACCACGACTACAAGTTCGCCTGGTGGGTCATCTACGCGACGATCCCGATCGTCATCGTCGGCCTGGCGGCCAAACCGCTGATCGAGGGGCCGCTGGCGTCGCTTTGGGTGGTGGCGGCGTCGCTGATCGTCGGCAGCGGGGTGATGTGGGCGGCCGACCAGATGGGCCGGCACAAGCGGAGCGAGGCGGACACGACCTTCAAGGACGCGATGCTGGTGGGCAGTTCGCAGATCCTCGCCCTGCTGTTCCCCGGGTTCTCCCGCTCGGGCGCGACGATGTCCACCGCGCTCGTCCTCGACCTGGACCGGGTGGCGGCCACCCGGCTCTCCTTCTTCCTCGGCATCCCTGCCCTGACCGGGGCGGGACTGTACGAGCTGAAGGACGCGCTCGGCGCGGGCGTGGGCGCGGCGCCGCTCGCCGCCGGCACCGTCGTCTCGTTCGTGATCGCCTACGGCTCGATCGCCTGGCTGCTGAAGTTCGTGGCCAAGCACTCCTTCAACGCCTTCGTGATCTACCGCATCGTGATCGGGCTGCTGCTGTTCGGCCTCCTCGGCGCCGGCGCCCTCGACTGA
- a CDS encoding serine hydrolase has product MLAADIPAGGKTSARAVARMYAALLGDVPGVRLIAPDRLPEVAGVAASGIDQVFGNPSSWALGYAVWLPGATSGAATTAFGMAGAGGSYAYGDSATGIAFALTKNRLTPDFAAVEEINGIVLDALGKR; this is encoded by the coding sequence ATCCTCGCCGCCGACATCCCGGCGGGCGGCAAGACCTCGGCCCGCGCCGTCGCGCGGATGTACGCGGCGCTGCTGGGCGACGTCCCGGGCGTCCGGCTGATCGCGCCGGACCGGCTGCCGGAGGTGGCGGGAGTCGCCGCGAGCGGCATCGACCAGGTCTTCGGCAACCCGTCGTCCTGGGCGCTGGGTTACGCGGTGTGGCTGCCGGGAGCCACGTCCGGCGCCGCCACGACCGCGTTCGGTATGGCCGGCGCGGGCGGGAGTTACGCGTACGGCGACTCGGCGACCGGCATCGCCTTCGCGCTGACCAAGAACCGGCTCACCCCGGACTTCGCCGCCGTGGAGGAGATCAACGGCATCGTGCTCGACGCGCTCGGCAAGCGCTGA
- a CDS encoding SDR family NAD(P)-dependent oxidoreductase: MSRPVTVVTGGSRGIGAATCVRLATEGHDLALGYVSDEEAAERTANAVRAAGARCVTVRVDVSVEAEVERLFDTAVEQLGTVTGLVNNAAVTGPLGRLADTSTEVLRRVVDVNLLGLLLCSRRAARDMTAAGSGAIVNVSSGAATLGSPGEYVHYAATKAAVDALTVGLSKELGPDGVRVNAVAPGLTRTDMHATMGDPDRPAKMAPNVPLRRAAEPAEIAAAIAWLLSPDASYVTGTVLRAAGGR; the protein is encoded by the coding sequence ATGTCCCGCCCCGTCACCGTCGTCACCGGAGGCAGCCGTGGCATCGGCGCCGCCACCTGCGTCCGGCTCGCGACCGAAGGACACGACCTCGCCCTCGGCTACGTCAGCGACGAGGAGGCCGCCGAGCGGACGGCGAACGCCGTGCGCGCCGCGGGCGCCCGCTGTGTCACCGTACGGGTCGACGTCTCCGTCGAGGCGGAGGTTGAGCGGCTGTTCGACACGGCCGTCGAACAGCTCGGCACGGTCACAGGACTGGTCAACAACGCGGCCGTGACCGGACCGCTCGGCCGCCTCGCCGACACCTCGACCGAGGTGCTGCGCCGGGTCGTCGACGTCAACCTGCTCGGGCTGCTGCTCTGCTCACGCCGCGCGGCCAGGGACATGACGGCCGCCGGATCCGGCGCCATCGTCAACGTCTCCTCGGGGGCGGCCACCCTCGGCAGCCCGGGGGAGTACGTGCACTACGCGGCCACGAAGGCGGCGGTGGACGCGCTGACCGTCGGACTCTCCAAGGAACTCGGCCCCGACGGGGTGCGGGTCAACGCCGTCGCTCCCGGACTCACCCGCACCGACATGCACGCCACGATGGGCGACCCGGACCGCCCGGCGAAGATGGCCCCGAACGTGCCGCTGCGCCGGGCCGCCGAACCGGCCGAGATCGCCGCCGCCATCGCCTGGCTGCTGTCGCCCGACGCCTCGTACGTCACGGGTACGGTCCTGCGGGCCGCAGGCGGCCGATGA
- a CDS encoding AbfB domain-containing protein translates to MTIARGTARLPWPRQLTALAGLLALIATALIGIGSAPAQAAAWTPKPAPMTTPWTAQVPVDHPLPEYPRPQLTRPDWANLNGIWDFAVTGRDAGQPATFSEQIRVPFVAESALSGIQRKITENDKLWYKRTFTVPADWHGRHVVLNFGASDWQTTVWVNGQQVGAHKGGYDAFSYDITAQLTGGANTLVVSVYDPTQTGGQAVGKQRINDVRPHSGGGIFYTAASGIWQTVWLEPVAAAHITRLDMTPNLADSTLRVKVQGTGPGGQQAKVTVSTGGKVVGTATGAVGAELSVPVANPHLWTPDDPFLYDVRADLSSGATTFDSVGGYTGMRSIAVAKVGGVLRPVLNGKFVFQTGTLDQGYWPDGIYTAPTDDALKYDLQAHKDLGFNMVRKHIKVEPQRWFYWADKLGLLVWQDMPAMDTGKSPDSAARTQWESEFHAIIDQHRSSPALIQYVDQNEGWGQYDQARIANDVKAYDPSRLVDNMSGVNCCGAVDGGNGDVVDDHVYVGPGTTVPTATRAAVLGEFGGLGLKVPGHEWFPGGGFSYEDQPNAAALDNRFVGLIDTLRLSRLPAGLSASVYTEITDVENESNGLLTYDRQVVKVDKARVKAANEALIRASQNPPPPVTVPTGQYKSLRVTTPGYTDKYLRHQEGLAFTTVVNGASDALLKNDATWKIVPGLAGTGCYSFESRNYPGEYLRHRDFRVHRDPSDGSGLFKADATWCAVAGAGGVRFEASGFPGSYLRHINSEVWLATAGGSHAWDNPASFEADTTWSVDAPWAP, encoded by the coding sequence ATGACCATCGCGCGCGGGACCGCACGCCTCCCATGGCCAAGACAACTGACCGCACTGGCAGGGCTGTTGGCGCTCATCGCCACCGCCCTCATCGGCATCGGTTCGGCGCCGGCGCAAGCCGCGGCATGGACGCCCAAACCGGCCCCCATGACCACCCCGTGGACCGCCCAGGTCCCGGTGGACCATCCGCTGCCCGAGTATCCGAGGCCGCAGCTCACCCGGCCCGACTGGGCCAATCTCAACGGCATCTGGGACTTCGCCGTCACCGGCCGTGACGCCGGCCAGCCGGCCACGTTCAGCGAGCAGATCCGGGTCCCCTTCGTCGCCGAGTCCGCGCTCTCCGGCATCCAGCGCAAGATCACCGAGAACGACAAGCTCTGGTACAAGCGCACCTTCACCGTCCCCGCCGACTGGCACGGCCGCCATGTCGTCCTCAACTTCGGCGCCTCCGACTGGCAGACCACCGTCTGGGTCAACGGACAGCAGGTGGGCGCCCACAAGGGCGGCTACGACGCGTTCAGTTACGACATCACCGCGCAGTTGACGGGCGGCGCCAACACCCTCGTCGTCTCCGTCTACGACCCGACCCAGACCGGCGGCCAGGCCGTCGGCAAGCAGCGGATCAACGACGTGCGGCCACACAGCGGCGGCGGGATCTTCTACACGGCCGCCTCCGGCATCTGGCAGACCGTCTGGCTGGAGCCCGTCGCGGCGGCGCACATCACCCGGCTCGACATGACCCCGAACCTCGCCGACAGCACGCTGCGGGTGAAGGTCCAGGGCACCGGCCCCGGCGGTCAGCAGGCCAAGGTGACCGTCTCCACCGGCGGCAAGGTCGTCGGCACGGCCACCGGCGCCGTCGGCGCCGAACTCTCCGTACCCGTCGCGAACCCGCACCTCTGGACCCCCGACGACCCGTTCCTCTACGACGTGCGCGCCGACCTGAGCAGCGGGGCGACGACCTTCGACTCCGTCGGCGGCTACACCGGCATGCGCTCCATCGCCGTGGCGAAGGTCGGCGGCGTCCTGCGCCCGGTGCTCAACGGCAAGTTCGTCTTCCAGACCGGCACGCTCGACCAGGGGTACTGGCCGGACGGCATCTACACGGCGCCCACCGACGACGCGCTCAAGTACGACCTCCAGGCGCACAAAGATCTCGGCTTCAACATGGTCCGCAAGCACATCAAGGTCGAACCGCAGCGCTGGTTCTACTGGGCGGACAAACTCGGGCTGCTCGTCTGGCAGGACATGCCGGCCATGGACACCGGCAAGTCCCCGGACAGCGCGGCGCGCACGCAGTGGGAGAGCGAGTTCCACGCGATCATCGACCAGCACCGCAGCTCGCCCGCGCTGATCCAGTACGTCGACCAGAACGAAGGTTGGGGCCAGTACGACCAGGCCCGGATCGCCAACGACGTGAAGGCGTACGACCCTTCGCGCCTCGTCGACAACATGAGCGGCGTCAACTGCTGCGGAGCGGTCGACGGCGGCAACGGCGATGTGGTCGACGACCACGTGTACGTCGGTCCCGGCACGACCGTACCCACCGCCACCAGGGCCGCCGTGCTCGGCGAGTTCGGCGGACTCGGCCTCAAGGTCCCGGGCCACGAGTGGTTCCCCGGCGGCGGGTTCAGCTACGAGGACCAGCCGAACGCGGCCGCGCTCGACAACCGGTTCGTGGGGCTCATCGACACGCTCAGGCTCAGCAGGCTGCCGGCCGGGCTCTCCGCCTCGGTGTACACCGAGATCACCGACGTCGAGAACGAGTCGAACGGGCTGCTCACCTACGACCGGCAGGTCGTCAAGGTCGACAAGGCCCGGGTGAAGGCCGCCAACGAGGCCCTGATCAGGGCGTCCCAGAACCCGCCACCGCCGGTGACCGTGCCCACGGGCCAGTACAAGTCCCTGCGGGTCACCACGCCCGGGTACACCGACAAGTATCTGCGCCACCAGGAAGGGCTGGCCTTCACGACGGTCGTCAACGGCGCGAGCGACGCCCTGCTGAAGAACGACGCCACCTGGAAGATCGTCCCGGGTCTCGCCGGCACCGGCTGCTACTCGTTCGAGTCACGCAACTACCCCGGCGAGTACCTGCGGCACCGGGACTTCCGGGTCCACCGCGATCCCAGCGACGGTTCCGGGCTGTTCAAGGCGGACGCCACCTGGTGCGCCGTCGCGGGCGCCGGCGGGGTGCGGTTCGAGGCGTCCGGCTTCCCCGGCAGCTATCTGCGGCACATCAACTCGGAGGTGTGGCTGGCGACCGCGGGCGGCAGCCATGCCTGGGACAACCCGGCGTCGTTCGAGGCCGACACCACCTGGTCGGTGGACGCCCCCTGGGCGCCATGA